From Brevibacillus marinus, a single genomic window includes:
- a CDS encoding aminotransferase class I/II-fold pyridoxal phosphate-dependent enzyme, whose product MDQRKTPLFSGLLDHVKQNPIQFHIPGHKKGTGMNPVFRQFIGDNALSIDLINISPLDDLHHPKGIIKEAQELAADAFGADHTFFSVQGTSGAIMAMIMATCAPGDKIIVPRNVHKSVMSAIIFAGAMPIFIHPVMDEQYGISHGITVQAVERALAAHPDAAALLVINPTYYGIAGDLKQIVQTAHRYGVPVLVDEAHGVHIHFHDELPLSAMQAGADMAATSMHKLGGSLTQSSILNVREGLVDVNRVKTVLSMMTTTSTSYLLLASLDMARQHLALHGREMAEHSIRLAEQARKRINEIPRLRCLGRDILGKPATYAWDPTKLLIHVRELGVTGWEVENWLRSKYNIEVELSDLYNILCLVTAGDTEETIGILVQALQDLAVEFSHMPVAEPVKVRLPEIPEISLSPRDAFYAETEVVPLREASGRIITEFIMVYPPGIPIFLPGEVISEENISYIEENLRAGLPVQGPEDETLQTIKVVKRQAAIS is encoded by the coding sequence ATGGACCAGCGGAAAACCCCGTTGTTCAGCGGTCTTTTGGACCACGTGAAACAAAATCCGATCCAGTTCCACATTCCGGGACATAAAAAAGGAACAGGCATGAACCCGGTGTTTCGTCAGTTTATCGGGGACAACGCGCTTTCCATCGATCTGATCAACATTTCACCTCTGGATGACCTGCACCATCCCAAAGGAATCATTAAAGAAGCGCAAGAGTTGGCCGCCGACGCGTTCGGTGCCGACCATACCTTTTTTTCTGTACAGGGGACGAGCGGGGCGATCATGGCGATGATCATGGCCACCTGCGCGCCCGGTGACAAGATTATCGTGCCCCGCAACGTGCACAAGTCGGTGATGTCCGCGATCATCTTCGCGGGAGCGATGCCGATCTTCATCCATCCGGTGATGGACGAACAGTACGGCATCTCGCACGGCATCACCGTCCAGGCGGTCGAACGGGCGCTGGCCGCCCATCCCGACGCCGCCGCGCTGCTGGTGATCAATCCCACCTATTACGGCATTGCCGGCGATCTCAAGCAAATCGTCCAGACCGCCCATCGTTACGGAGTGCCGGTCCTGGTGGACGAAGCACATGGCGTGCACATCCACTTTCACGACGAACTGCCGCTGTCCGCGATGCAGGCGGGAGCGGACATGGCCGCCACCAGCATGCACAAGTTGGGCGGTTCGCTGACGCAAAGCTCGATTCTCAACGTGCGCGAAGGTCTGGTTGACGTCAACCGGGTAAAGACGGTACTCAGCATGATGACGACGACCTCTACCTCCTACCTGCTGCTGGCTTCGCTGGACATGGCCCGGCAGCATCTGGCCCTCCACGGACGGGAGATGGCAGAACATTCCATCCGCTTGGCGGAACAGGCCCGGAAACGGATCAACGAAATTCCCCGTCTGCGCTGCCTGGGCCGGGACATTCTCGGCAAGCCGGCCACCTACGCCTGGGACCCGACCAAGCTGCTGATTCACGTCCGCGAACTGGGCGTCACCGGTTGGGAGGTGGAAAACTGGCTGCGTTCCAAATACAACATTGAAGTCGAACTCAGCGACCTGTACAACATCCTTTGTCTGGTCACCGCCGGCGATACGGAGGAGACGATCGGCATCCTGGTGCAAGCGCTGCAGGACTTGGCCGTCGAGTTTTCCCACATGCCGGTGGCGGAGCCGGTCAAGGTGAGGCTGCCGGAAATCCCGGAGATCTCCTTGTCGCCGCGCGACGCCTTTTACGCGGAAACGGAAGTGGTGCCCCTGCGCGAAGCGAGCGGCCGGATCATTACCGAATTTATCATGGTGTACCCGCCCGGCATTCCCATCTTCCTGCCGGGGGAAGTGATCAGCGAAGAGAACATCAGCTACATTGAGGAGAACCTGCGGGCCGGCCTGCCCGTCCAGGGACCGGAGGACGAGACGCTGCAGACGATCAAGGTGGTCAAAAGACAGGCGGCCATTTCCTGA
- a CDS encoding NAD(P)H-dependent flavin oxidoreductase, with translation MKTRVTELLQIRYPIVQGGLAYLAYAELAAAVSQAGGLGQITAMSLPSPEALREEIRRVRSMTDKPFGVNFAIGQHGRAYEHMLEVAIEERVPVVSITGGNPEPLIRRLEPYNVKKLVLVASVRQAQKAEAAGADAVMAVGQEGGGHLGRDDVGTMVLIPRVVDSVRIPVLASGGIGDGRGLLAALALGADGVEMGTRFIATQECVHAHQVYKESLLRGTESDTLVIKRSLGTPGRVVRTPGAEKILELERAGADYERLKPYISGKQNRRFVYEGDDQEGFGWAGQVIGLIHDVPTVRELIERMVAEADGGSRRLQQMLSGR, from the coding sequence ATGAAGACGAGAGTAACGGAACTGTTGCAGATCCGCTATCCGATCGTGCAGGGGGGACTGGCCTATCTGGCTTATGCGGAGTTGGCGGCGGCGGTCTCCCAGGCAGGCGGTTTGGGCCAAATCACAGCCATGTCGCTTCCCTCTCCGGAGGCGCTGCGCGAAGAGATCCGCCGGGTCCGCAGCATGACAGACAAGCCGTTTGGCGTCAACTTCGCGATTGGCCAGCACGGCCGGGCCTATGAGCACATGTTGGAAGTGGCGATCGAGGAGCGGGTGCCAGTGGTCAGCATCACCGGCGGCAACCCGGAACCGCTGATTCGCCGCCTGGAACCGTACAACGTCAAGAAGCTGGTGCTGGTCGCTTCCGTCCGGCAGGCGCAAAAGGCGGAAGCCGCCGGCGCCGATGCGGTGATGGCGGTTGGTCAGGAAGGGGGCGGGCACCTCGGGCGCGATGATGTCGGTACGATGGTGCTGATTCCCCGGGTCGTCGATTCGGTGCGGATTCCCGTCCTGGCCAGCGGCGGTATCGGTGATGGACGGGGGCTTCTGGCAGCGCTGGCGCTGGGGGCGGATGGCGTGGAAATGGGGACGCGGTTCATCGCCACCCAGGAGTGCGTCCATGCCCATCAAGTGTATAAAGAATCGCTGTTGAGAGGAACGGAGAGCGACACGCTGGTCATCAAGCGTTCACTGGGGACACCGGGACGCGTCGTGCGCACCCCCGGCGCGGAAAAAATTCTCGAGTTGGAGCGCGCGGGAGCAGATTACGAGCGTCTGAAGCCGTACATCAGCGGGAAACAGAACCGCCGCTTTGTCTACGAGGGCGACGATCAGGAAGGGTTCGGCTGGGCCGGACAGGTGATCGGCCTGATTCACGACGTCCCCACGGTGCGGGAGTTGATCGAACGGATGGTCGCGGAGGCTGACGGCGGCAGCCGCCGTTTGCAGCAGATGCTGTCCGGCCGCTGA